The nucleotide sequence gatataaataataaacatttccTGCAGGATGTGttattggtaatcatatcacatcatctcatttttatatttgtttattaataaGTTTCAAATTGTAACGACCGCATCTGCATTATAAACTATATTGTCCATATATTTACCTTGTGATCTCATACAGACACACTGACTAGAAAATGTTATGCACAACAACtgttgtcatagtttggtttttttagggggggggggtaataatttttaaaaagctttaaaTTGAATTAATAGTGTATACATTGctgttatgtttttttatatatttagatatgtATTAATTGCTGCCTGAAGACCAATATCTGAATATAAGAGGCATGGggctattttctgctctttgttttGTTGGATTAAAACTCTCTCTTTGATACTGATTCCTTTCTCAATTCTAATTTTCAAGTTTTATattgacatgtacatgtacactgaaAGTTCAGTATATCATTTGTTTGGGTAtataatgtatgtatatatggtaaatgagacagcaacctaacagcAGATAGTTTTTGAAGACTGATTATGTGTTCCtggtacatataaaaaaagatcagTGATTGACATTCAAACCTACCACTATTTTGTTATCAGTCTGGGAAAACATCTGTCTGTTGTCTGTCATACCAGATGGAAGTGGCATACTTGTCTCCAGATCATGTGGTTCTAATTCACTTAAACAACTATTTTCAGATTCTTCTACATGTACATCATCATCACTCATATCCAACACTTGTGACAATTCAGTTTCAGTACGAAATGACCATGATGACACCTTGCCTTCACTGAATCCCTGAAATATCTGAAATGAAATTGCGATACTGAATACTTAAGAAATTTACATGTACACAGCATTTGTAGATTTAtccatttttattaaatttaatatttggtttatgacatacattgtacatggaAATTAATGTGAAATAAATTTTCACCTGTGGTCCCTTATAAACTTCATGAAGATAGTAAATTAAATTTACCAgttagatattttaaataatcTACACATATTTTAAGTACAGTAACCATGgtgtatttgaaaataataaatatgcatttacatgtattatgtaaGTACATTTTTTTAAGATTCAGAATAATGTTCTTTTATCGCATGCAATAATTGTGTATGAAAAATAATGTAATATTGAATGAACAGCTATTTAAAAAGCTCATCTTTATTAATTTTGATGGGCATAAATCGGAGAAGTGTttgttattgccaatgagactgcTTACCACCACTCACCAGTCAAAACCATAGGCCACCATTTGATCTTCCACAATGAGATAAATCCATACAGTAAGGACAAAAGTAAAGTTGAAATTATTGTAGACCTGGATAAATTTAAGGAAAgaacttttataaaaaagaagtcAAATTAATTAATCCATACATATGTAAATATGTCTTTTTCCTATAAATGTAGAGTTTATAAGGGGATGGGAGGGATGGGGTGTCTTCATTTGGGATTATAAGTGTTGTGTTTAGAGTAGCAGATACACATATGGGATCCCTCAAATTTATACTAGCTTAGAGGTAATATAAACATTATCCTAATTGAAACATGAAAATGCACATTCTGTcttctttttctatattttggGGCCCCAGCCCATGCAGTTTGAGCACCAATAAAAATATGTTGTTAGGTTACACCAACCAAATTATAACCACAAATGACTCTTATCcttgtaataaaataataaattttattttataatattgataCCTCTAATCTCCGTCTCTTTTCCAATGCTCTAGATGCATGTCTCTTCCTTTTACTCGGACTGGCTCCCAGGGCAGAAGTCTTTTTCCCCGACTTATAGTCAAATATTTTGGGTACAGCATTTGGTTTCAGTGTTTTCTGTTTTGGTGTAAACTTCACGGACGCGGCAATCCTTGCGTCTATAACAAATTGATCGAATTCAAAGTGTTTAGAACACAATCTTGAATGCTCCGTAGGAAGGAAGTTCTGTCTCATCACCTTTTGTATCCATATCTTTCTCCTGTCTGGGTCTTTCGGGAACGTAAACAACCTATATCCTTGACATGACGTAGTATTGCAGTTAAATGCTACACAGTACACCATAGCTTGTTCTATTTGTTTACAATTTCCCGCTCTAATGATAGATATCGATAGCGTAACGAAGGACTCATATGACGTCACCGCGAGGAGGAAGTAAAGGGAGATAAACAAGGTTGGTATTTCCCGCGattttcaaaactgatatttACCTGTTAATTTTAGTACCAGCGAGGTTTGGAATTTACGGATAAGaataattttcaacattttagaCATAAAAGCCTGCGAATTGCACCCTtttctcaatttttgttttaCCTTTGCATTTCACCTTTAAGGGCCATCATATTGCGTTTTGTAACTGATACACAAAGTTGTTTATAGAAAGTAGCAATTCCGAGATTCGCCATGAAGGTAGGTAAGTCGTTATTCATGAAACAGATAATGTTCTACGTCCTATAAgcatgttatacatttttttgtcaaaaatgcatATAAAGTCAGACCTGTGCATAttggtatactaatgttgccttgaTTGATCGTCTTTATAACGTGTTATAATATTCTTGTAggtatctttgaaaaaaattactttaactgtttagtCTATTGTTGTTGCTATTTATTTGGCGTGGATTAGTACTAATAAATCCTGGAATTATGttattgtgttatggtaaagttatgttaacttgtcttttatttttttattatttgccaagtctatatgactttttttgtttctttttacatACTTGTTTGTTTTATGGTGATAAAGTTTATAACAATGTGATTACTATACctttttttgacatatttacccataatgtctgtttgttatgTGCACACATCGTTGTCATGGAATTATATACCACTCTAATGTCATACATGTGAAAGGTTTAGCtaattttttaaacagtttaattcaccattttctacataagaacatgcctgtaccaagtcagggatatgacagttgtaatccattcgtttttTGTGTTTGAgatttcgattttgccatttgagtaatgactttccgttttgaattttccctggAGCGCGGTAGTTTCGTTATTTTActctttttgttataaatgatgaGAGGAAGAAAGATTTGACATCATCACAAATCATGTGCAAGAAAACAACCAGATAAAAATAAGAGTTAACTGACACCTGTCTATCATATAAATACCAATATGAACAATGGTGTTTGGTAAAACTTAAATAACTACGTTCCGATTAAAAAACCTGGCAATAACACTTGTCTTATACGTGTACAGGatcaataaattaataaaaaaaatatttacatgaacGGAAATATTCCTTAGGCTTCACGTTATTTCTCCGGATGGATAATGTTGTAGCAACCATACTTGTCATTAAATGTTTTATAcatcgtacaaaatttaattatagaTTGAACTTTTAAAACTAATAGAAATATTCATTACTATCAGTATTAAAACGAATTTTGTTgcaaattattttgtacattttagttaattttctcgtttgaattgttcacattgtcttttcggggtctttttatatctgactatgcgttatgggctttgctcattgttaaaggtcatacggtgacctatagttgttaatttatgttttatttggtctcttgtctaGAGTTGTctaattagcaatcataccacatcttctttttataataacCACAGTTCCACTGGTTAATAACAATAAACCTATCAGACATTGATAGTTTTGAATACATTTAGCTACAAGTATTCGAAATGATAAATGAATTGTGACAAACTAACGTTTACAAGGCCTTATTTTCGTCGTTTTTGTTTCTTTAGACGGTATTATTCTTATTAATGTAAGATCAAATAAAATTCTATTTGCCGTATAGAAATGTAGcgttattttcaatatcaaaactAGCCAAGAACACAAATACATAAAAGAAATCTTGAGTGGCCTGAAGTCATGaacttataaatataaatcaaatgtGCCACCAAAACAAAATCACCAAAagagatatcaaagggacattcaaactcataagttccCAACCTGTTCATTAAGTGAAAGTAAACAACCAAATACATTTTCATAAAAGAAAACACAATAGaatttaataaatgtaaaaaggAGAACAAAACAACGAATAGAAAATTCATGAATACAGAAAGCTACAAGTATGAATTTAAGTTATTTAATGTCataacaaaatgacaaagaaaattaATTATGCATTGTAAAATAAACTGATTTAAATTGAGactgaaaatggggaatgtgtcaaacagacaacaacccaacgaacgagtaaaaaataatggaaatccaccaataggtcttcaacgcagcaagaaTATCTCAaacccggaggcgggcttcagcttgCACCTTAATAAAAATTGTGTTCCAGTTCAGTGAAAaggaacgtcatactaaactttaaagcatatatatgacttaaattaaaaaagcatacaagacttacaaggtcagaggctcctgacttagggcAGGCGCAACATTACTGTAGGGTTGAACATGTTTAGTCAGATTTGAAAACCTCCCCttatacctgtagccaatgtgCAAAAGATCAGCAGACaggaaattgaaaattaaattctATTGGATaaagatactatatataaataaaactttgatatTACATTGACATATTAGTCGACAGATTGATACCTGTGTGTAAGTAAGATgtacttttcttttttatttgaattagttGACATGGTACTAATCGGATCTTATATTACTTTGCAAACAAAACGGTATTGAcacattaatttttaaaatttatatagggTAGCATTAAATATTAATGTTAATGAATGTTGgtaaataaattttgaaacatatgTTCAATATAAACTGAAGCCATATTAGGGtgaacaagaatgttattataacaagttttctttatttaaaagagAGAAGTTgtatacctacatgtatatatataattaattcataacacttttattttttatatttttaataggTTTTATTGTCAAATAAACATAAATCGAAGTAAGAAGAGTATAACTTGTTGATAATAATCTTTTTCTATAACTAGTTTTTTATAACTCTTTTCGCGAAAAACAATTATATCTTTTCATATCTATTTTAACTTATACAATTTCGTAAATTTTAAATACTAAGAATAATGATGAAAAAAACCCAATCATTTCGGATGTCTTTACATTAGGCAGGAATAGGTTGTTACAATTATGTGGTTCTATAATTAGCCATATCTTGCAGTTCAGAAAGTAAAGTTAACAAAAGATGTGGAACCCACGACTTTtcagattttattttgatttatgagtttgaattacCCTCTTGTATCATTCGCCCCTGTTTTAGTTCAAATGCATAATAACTCTAGAGTGTTGTAGAAGTAATACTTAGTTAGTTTGTCTTGTAAATACTTATAGCTCCTCGACGGCAGTATTAATTGCTCAAAGATGCTGTCCGTGAAGATATTGATCCTCGTTGTTTCCACAGTGTACGCTGGTAACTATAAGATATACTGAAACCTACCCTATGGAAATTAAAGTACAGTATGTGATTAAAatgtaatcaaaatcaaaatcaaaatcaaatgaattacctATCAATTTATCATGTATGGTTGTAGTAACTGTAAAACATAATGTTATATCACCAAACAAAGTTTGGAAAATTTTTATAATTATCAAGCATTATTGAACAAgatgagaaaaatcacaaatattgTCAAATTCGATATTATGAAATCAGTTTTAGAGGATATTGAACGATATAAGCACTAACTTAGTTTTGTGATTTATTTAGTAGAATGGCCAACAGGAACATATACACTTGTCAAACCGAAAACAGGATGCCCGACTGGTTGGAAGGAAGGATCGCGTAGACAAGATACTGAAAATCACCGCAATAGAAACTTCATTACACCTGGACATCATTTCTACGGTATAACATGTTAACAATATGTAGATAATTTTCATCTTCAAACCAAACCTGTTCAAGtataaaaacatatgaaaaaaaatatgcaatcaTTATATATCTGACTGTAGTTTAGGAAGTACCCGATAACTGTACTATGTCGACATATTTGATatcatcaaataaaatattttgataaataggATAGGAATACAGAGAAAAACACAACACTTTACGAGGTTCAAATGAAGGTTTTGTTAGAATTCAATGCAACAGAATGGCAATAATGATAAATTTGTCGTACATTAAAATCGGTTATAAAAAAACGAcataaaaatgtgaaacaatataATCTAGAAAACTGATAGGCTAGTTGATATACCTTTCATAATTAATTATACTAGTAACAAAAACTTATACGAAAATCAATATACGACAGAattgaaccaacgacaaccactgaactacagccTGCTGACTTGAGACAGATACGTGCAGAATGTATCGGAGTTAAACCTCATTTTGAGTGATCGAGCATCCGCTTACATGAGACAGTgttgtaacagcacaacataaaaatcAGATGCAATTTCCTACACTAAAAAAATCTGTTAAATGCATAGTAGTAACTAAcgtaaaaacaatagacacaccGCAACGAATCAAGATACTCGCAGTTATGAATGCTATTTTTAGGTCATTGATAAtcacaacaaacaaataaatcatttttttcccaAACTAAAGGTTCATTCGGAAGAAATATATCAGAATGTATAATTCATGTCTTAAAATATAAGATGGTTTTAACAGGTAAGTTTGGAATAGACATGGAGTTTCATTATTGTACCAAAGATGCGCATGCCATATCAGGAACTCAACATTGGCCAGTAGGAAATTACTGTATTCTAAGACAAGGAATATCCTGTCCATCAGGTATTACTTGATATATATATTCTGAAGCTTACAAGTTTAAAGCAAGAAACATTGTATTAGTTTTGACTATCAATATTAtgaaaacatgataaagaaaaaaaaatcctgctCATATATTCTCCTCTAACTTAATCAagtaaaaaatatcccaatactTTAAGTTTATAATCTAAGTAAAAATGATCAAATGTGCTCATAGATGACAAATGATGATAATAAATGAAAGATAATGATAAATACAGtgtctttataatataaaaatgataatgtCGGATTGATctaatatgataaaaaataacTAGTTGACTggttttcaataaatataaaaagatgtgatatgagttcCAATGAAACTACACTCCATCCAAAAtccattttgtaaaagtaaaccattttaagtTAAAGTAAGACCTTCACAGAAAGCTTTAAAGGATCCCAAAATGACAAGAGCCAAACAAAATcattcaaataagaaaaccaacgttctaatctatataaaaaagcatgaaaCACTCATACACCACATCAATACACGACAACCACAGAATATCTGATTCctaacaggtgcaaacaaatgcagcaaaTTTAAACGTTGTAGGAGGCAACAACCTTCCACCACCctgaaaaaatattgtaacatcacaaaatagaaaaacacatTATAAGATACCAAGTGATACGGCTTAATTCAATCAAAAGATATATTAACACAAACAAGTGAATATATACTGCAAGAATAAATGTGATCTTTAActcaatatataaataagattattAAAAGAAAGAGGTGAAttgtaaaacaacataaaaaatacaaCCATAACCTTGGAAAAAATGTAGCCAAACGGAATAACGTGCACTGGTTCATAATACTAAATTTGTTGTTAGGTATACATAGAGTAAAGacatatagttttgaaaaataattttgttgttcatagtacgagaaCAGATTAAGTGAAAAATTATCGTCCTATCAACCACTTCTCAAAGGTGGAATATATCAAAATAGCGATACGTCATATCACACTGATTAAGTAAACATTTAATTACAAAAAAGCTTTACAAATtttatcaacaggtcaaataaacacaaaaatacgATATGAGAGTAGTTTCAGTAACTGAAAGCTAGTTGAACGTTACATTCAACACTTTTTTGGCTATTTCGTGACAAACAGTTATTGGTAAACGAAGCTGGTATAACCGGAAAGAATCTCCGACTTAAGCAGGAAAACTGTaaattaatgataaatatttcaCATATGACAAGTTGATGATAAAAAAGTTGtaattgattttgtaaaaatgtgTTTACATTTAAGGATTCAAAACTGGATCTATTTATTGGGATGACGAAGACCATCATAATAGTAAC is from Mytilus galloprovincialis chromosome 6, xbMytGall1.hap1.1, whole genome shotgun sequence and encodes:
- the LOC143080461 gene encoding uncharacterized protein LOC143080461 isoform X1, which codes for MLSVKILILVVSTVYAVEWPTGTYTLVKPKTGCPTGWKEGSRRQDTENHRNRNFITPGHHFYGKFGIDMEFHYCTKDAHAISGTQHWPVGNYCILRQGISCPSGFKTGSIYWDDEDHHNSNEKEGILPSGVFDTNTLIFYCCRFDGSYRTPINLPPTIPFYLLRYRSPCQQVQGMVAREEVVMFDDEDTQNGNLENGSHPLNHRSTVGNTLYYCYYD
- the LOC143080461 gene encoding uncharacterized protein LOC143080461 isoform X2; protein product: MLSVKILILVVSTVYAEWPTGTYTLVKPKTGCPTGWKEGSRRQDTENHRNRNFITPGHHFYGKFGIDMEFHYCTKDAHAISGTQHWPVGNYCILRQGISCPSGFKTGSIYWDDEDHHNSNEKEGILPSGVFDTNTLIFYCCRFDGSYRTPINLPPTIPFYLLRYRSPCQQVQGMVAREEVVMFDDEDTQNGNLENGSHPLNHRSTVGNTLYYCYYD
- the LOC143080458 gene encoding uncharacterized protein LOC143080458 gives rise to the protein MVYCVAFNCNTTSCQGYRLFTFPKDPDRRKIWIQKVMRQNFLPTEHSRLCSKHFEFDQFVIDARIAASVKFTPKQKTLKPNAVPKIFDYKSGKKTSALGASPSKRKRHASRALEKRRRLEIFQGFSEGKVSSWSFRTETELSQVLDMSDDDVHVEESENSCLSELEPHDLETSMPLPSGMTDNRQMFSQTDNKIVYPQQNAQIQASIQMTDSSTQTDHIVIPQELLGSNASSQLITTEEDELSDSGDPQWVPSDEEEEIEGVIDINEQKNEAKERKFIVFETELNDLFRECAECRKTLTSEEIGK